One Pseudomonas abieticivorans genomic region harbors:
- a CDS encoding cytochrome b/b6 domain-containing protein, with the protein MSVHPLPVRVTHWINACGMPCMFLSGWGIYNASPLLAFKFPLWATLGGWLGGSIAWHLAVMWLLVVNGLAYGVYGLCSGHFAKAFGRVSAKAVRTDLAQALHFKLPHQAGRYNAVQRLLYWLVLLLGVAVVLSGLAIWKPIQLYWLADLLGGFDVARYVHFAAMAGIGLFVVIHLALVLLVPRTLWPMIAGGKP; encoded by the coding sequence ATGAGCGTTCACCCCTTGCCGGTACGCGTCACCCACTGGATCAACGCCTGCGGCATGCCCTGCATGTTCCTCAGCGGCTGGGGTATCTACAACGCCTCGCCGCTGTTGGCCTTCAAGTTCCCCCTGTGGGCCACCTTGGGTGGTTGGCTCGGTGGCTCGATCGCCTGGCATTTGGCAGTGATGTGGCTGCTGGTGGTCAACGGCCTGGCCTATGGGGTGTATGGGCTGTGCAGCGGGCACTTCGCCAAGGCCTTTGGGCGTGTATCGGCAAAGGCGGTCAGGACCGACCTGGCCCAGGCGTTGCACTTTAAATTGCCCCATCAGGCGGGCCGCTATAACGCGGTGCAGCGCCTGTTGTATTGGCTGGTGCTGCTGTTGGGCGTGGCCGTGGTGCTCTCGGGCCTGGCCATCTGGAAACCCATTCAGCTGTACTGGCTGGCCGACCTGCTGGGCGGCTTTGACGTCGCCCGCTACGTGCACTTCGCCGCCATGGCCGGCATCGGCCTGTTCGTGGTGATCCACCTGGCGTTGGTGCTGCTGGTACCGCGCACCTTGTGGCCGATGATCGCCGGAGGCAAGCCATGA
- the pap gene encoding polyphosphate:AMP phosphotransferase: MFESAEIGHAIDKDTYDAEVPALREALLEAQYELKQQARFPVIVLINGIEGAGKGETVKLLNEWMDPRLIEVRTFDQQTDEELAHPPAWRYWRQLPAKGKMGVFFGNWYSQMIQGRVSGRFKDAVLDQAINGAERLEQMLCDEGALIFKFWFHLSKQQMKARLKALKDDPLHSWRISPLDWQQSRTYDRFVRFGERVLRRTSREYAPWHVIEGVDPHYRSLAVGKILLEGLQAALKTPIEPLHQSIAPLGESLDQRSLLDSLDLSQHLSKDEYNEQLIAEQARLAMLFRDKRMRGHALVAVFEGNDAAGKGGAIRRVAAALDPRQYNIVPIAAPTQDELAQPYLWRFWRQIPARGKFTIFDRSWYGRVLVERVEGFCSQADWMRAYGEINDYEEQLHDAGVVVVKFWLSIDKKTQLERFEAREKIPFKRFKITEDDWRNREKWGLYRDAVGDMVDRTSTEIAPWTLIEANDKRFARVKVLRTLCDALEAAFKKDKKSK, from the coding sequence ATGTTTGAGTCTGCCGAAATTGGTCACGCCATCGACAAGGACACCTATGACGCCGAAGTCCCGGCGCTGCGCGAGGCATTGCTGGAGGCTCAGTACGAACTCAAGCAGCAGGCGCGCTTTCCGGTGATCGTGCTGATCAATGGCATCGAAGGCGCCGGCAAGGGCGAGACCGTCAAGCTGCTCAACGAATGGATGGACCCGCGCCTGATCGAGGTGCGCACGTTCGACCAGCAAACCGATGAAGAACTGGCCCACCCGCCGGCCTGGCGTTACTGGCGACAGTTGCCGGCCAAGGGCAAGATGGGTGTGTTCTTCGGCAATTGGTACAGCCAGATGATCCAGGGCCGGGTGAGCGGTCGGTTCAAGGATGCGGTGCTCGACCAGGCCATCAACGGCGCCGAGCGCCTGGAGCAGATGCTCTGCGATGAAGGTGCGCTGATCTTCAAGTTCTGGTTTCACCTGTCCAAGCAGCAGATGAAGGCACGGCTCAAGGCGCTCAAGGACGACCCGCTGCACAGCTGGCGCATCAGCCCGCTGGACTGGCAGCAGTCGCGAACCTACGACCGCTTCGTGCGTTTTGGCGAGCGCGTGCTGCGCCGTACCAGCCGCGAATACGCCCCTTGGCATGTGATCGAAGGCGTCGACCCGCACTACCGCAGCCTGGCCGTGGGCAAGATCCTGCTGGAAGGCTTGCAGGCCGCGCTGAAGACGCCGATCGAACCGCTGCACCAAAGCATCGCGCCGTTGGGTGAGTCGCTGGACCAGCGTAGCCTGCTCGACAGCCTGGACTTGAGCCAGCACCTGAGTAAGGACGAATACAATGAACAGCTGATTGCCGAGCAGGCCCGCCTGGCCATGTTGTTTCGCGACAAACGCATGCGCGGCCATGCCCTGGTGGCGGTGTTCGAAGGCAACGATGCGGCAGGCAAGGGCGGCGCCATTCGCCGGGTGGCGGCAGCGCTGGACCCGCGCCAATACAACATCGTGCCGATTGCCGCGCCCACACAGGACGAGTTGGCGCAGCCCTACCTGTGGCGCTTCTGGCGGCAGATCCCGGCACGCGGCAAGTTCACCATATTCGACCGTTCCTGGTACGGCCGGGTCTTGGTGGAGCGGGTCGAAGGCTTTTGCAGCCAGGCCGACTGGATGCGTGCCTATGGCGAGATCAACGACTACGAGGAGCAACTGCACGATGCCGGCGTGGTGGTGGTCAAGTTCTGGTTGTCGATAGACAAGAAAACCCAGTTGGAGCGCTTCGAGGCCCGCGAGAAAATCCCCTTCAAGCGCTTCAAGATCACCGAGGACGACTGGCGCAACCGCGAGAAGTGGGGCTTGTACCGCGATGCCGTGGGCGACATGGTCGACCGTACCAGCACCGAGATCGCGCCCTGGACCCTGATCGAGGCCAATGACAAGCGCTTTGCGCGGGTCAAGGTGCTGCGCACTTTGTGCGATGCCCTGGAAGCAGCGTTCAAGAAGGACAAGAAATCCAAATAG
- a CDS encoding ABC transporter permease: protein MKVLYWTLRALLSHWRKHPVQFFSVFAGLWLATALLIGVQALNGQARQSYAQASQLIGGQPQARLVLRQGGRFTQQAFVDLRLAGVPVSPVLQGRISVNGQSLQVLGIEPLTLPHDTSLAGEVPDGEGLGRFIGDPGQTWAAPQTLRSLAAHDGDQPQAEGGQRLPPLLTKQDMAPGLLLMDIDRAQALLLAHGQISSLLLPAHSDRPLPAPWSEQLQREQQDASADINRLTDSFHLNLQALGLLAFAVGLVIAHAAIGLALEQRRPLLRTLRACGVSARVLVTVLGLELLALALLGGVVGVVSGYGLAAALLPDVAASLRGLYGAEVATQLTLSPAWWLQALGLSLGGALLAGGNSLWRAARLPLLALADNEAWLRSHGHWLRNQAWIAAGAATLALAAALWGDSLATGFALMGCVLLAGALGLPVLLNGLLKLLALHVRSVLGQWFVADCRQQLPALSLALMALLLAMAANIGAGSMTEGFRHTFASWLEQRLAAELYVRPQNPEQTAALQTWLQAQPQISAVLPRRDLELRLQGWPSELNAVVDDPLYRQHWPLLASAPGNPWDQLFAGDSLMLSEQLARKLKVGLGDHLVLPSETGTWAPRIVALYADYGNPKGQVLVAATQLLRHWPNQAPSRFAVRTDAANVAALKGQLQATFGLDDTHLIDQGQLKGWALQVFERTFSATTALDSLTLGVAAVALFIGLLTQSQSRLGQLAPLWALGVGRRQLIALALAQTWLLSLLTLLLAVPLGILLAWCLVAVVNVQAFGWRLPLQVFPAQLLRLLGWAMLATALASAWPLLKLLGSRPADLLRVFADER from the coding sequence GTGAAAGTGCTGTACTGGACCTTGCGCGCGCTGCTCAGCCATTGGCGCAAGCATCCAGTGCAGTTCTTCAGTGTGTTCGCCGGGCTGTGGCTGGCCACTGCCCTGTTGATCGGCGTGCAGGCGCTGAACGGCCAGGCCCGGCAAAGTTACGCCCAGGCCAGCCAACTGATCGGCGGCCAACCCCAGGCCCGGCTGGTATTACGCCAAGGCGGGCGCTTCACCCAGCAAGCCTTTGTTGACCTGCGCTTGGCCGGCGTGCCGGTGTCACCGGTGTTGCAGGGCCGCATTAGCGTCAACGGCCAATCCCTGCAGGTGTTGGGCATCGAGCCGCTGACCTTGCCCCACGACACCTCCCTGGCCGGCGAGGTACCAGACGGCGAGGGCCTGGGCCGGTTTATCGGCGACCCCGGGCAAACCTGGGCCGCGCCGCAAACCCTGCGCAGCCTGGCGGCCCACGACGGTGACCAGCCCCAGGCTGAAGGCGGCCAGCGCCTGCCACCCCTGCTGACCAAGCAGGACATGGCCCCCGGGCTGTTGCTGATGGACATCGACCGCGCACAGGCACTGCTTCTGGCCCACGGGCAAATCAGCAGCCTGTTGCTACCGGCACATTCCGATCGCCCCCTGCCCGCGCCGTGGAGCGAGCAGCTGCAACGCGAGCAGCAAGACGCCAGCGCCGATATCAATCGCCTGACCGACAGCTTTCACCTGAACCTACAGGCCCTGGGCCTGCTGGCCTTTGCCGTGGGCCTGGTGATTGCCCACGCAGCCATCGGCCTGGCCCTGGAACAACGCCGGCCGCTGTTGCGCACTTTGCGCGCCTGCGGCGTCAGTGCACGGGTGTTGGTGACGGTGCTGGGCCTGGAGCTGCTGGCGCTGGCCCTGCTGGGCGGGGTCGTGGGCGTGGTCAGCGGTTATGGCCTGGCCGCGGCCCTGCTGCCTGACGTCGCCGCCAGCCTGCGCGGGCTGTACGGCGCCGAGGTGGCCACGCAGCTCACCCTGAGCCCGGCGTGGTGGTTGCAAGCCCTGGGGCTGAGCCTGGGCGGTGCACTGCTCGCCGGGGGCAACAGCCTGTGGCGCGCCGCCCGACTGCCGCTGCTGGCGCTGGCCGACAACGAAGCCTGGCTGCGCAGCCACGGCCATTGGCTGCGCAACCAGGCCTGGATCGCCGCAGGCGCTGCCACATTGGCCCTGGCCGCCGCCCTGTGGGGCGACAGCTTGGCCACAGGCTTTGCCCTGATGGGCTGCGTGTTGCTGGCCGGTGCACTGGGGCTACCGGTGCTGCTCAATGGCCTGCTCAAACTGTTGGCCTTGCACGTGCGCTCGGTACTGGGCCAGTGGTTTGTCGCTGACTGCCGCCAGCAATTGCCGGCCCTGAGCCTGGCCCTAATGGCGCTGTTGCTGGCCATGGCCGCGAACATCGGCGCCGGCAGCATGACCGAAGGCTTCCGGCACACGTTCGCCAGTTGGCTGGAACAACGCCTGGCCGCCGAACTCTACGTGCGCCCGCAAAACCCCGAGCAAACCGCAGCCCTGCAAACCTGGCTGCAGGCCCAACCGCAGATCAGCGCGGTGCTGCCCCGGCGTGACCTGGAACTGCGCCTGCAAGGCTGGCCGAGCGAACTCAACGCGGTGGTCGATGACCCCTTGTATCGCCAGCACTGGCCATTGCTGGCCAGCGCGCCGGGCAACCCCTGGGACCAACTGTTTGCTGGCGACAGCCTGATGCTCAGCGAGCAACTGGCACGCAAGCTCAAGGTGGGCCTGGGCGACCACCTGGTGCTGCCCAGCGAAACGGGCACCTGGGCGCCGCGCATCGTCGCGTTGTATGCCGACTACGGCAACCCGAAGGGCCAAGTGCTGGTGGCAGCCACGCAATTGCTGCGACATTGGCCTAACCAGGCCCCCAGCCGGTTCGCCGTGCGCACCGATGCGGCCAACGTGGCAGCGCTCAAAGGCCAGTTGCAAGCCACCTTTGGCCTGGACGACACCCACCTGATCGATCAAGGGCAATTGAAAGGCTGGGCGCTGCAGGTGTTCGAGCGCACCTTCAGCGCCACCACGGCCCTGGACAGCCTGACCCTGGGCGTGGCGGCCGTGGCGCTGTTCATCGGCCTGCTGACCCAAAGCCAAAGCCGCCTTGGCCAACTGGCCCCGCTCTGGGCGCTGGGCGTGGGCAGGCGGCAACTGATCGCCCTGGCCTTGGCGCAAACCTGGTTGTTGAGCCTGCTGACGTTATTACTGGCCGTACCGCTGGGCATCCTCCTGGCGTGGTGCCTGGTGGCCGTGGTCAATGTGCAGGCCTTTGGTTGGCGCCTGCCCTTGCAAGTATTTCCTGCGCAATTACTGCGCCTGTTGGGCTGGGCGATGCTGGCCACCGCCCTGGCGTCGGCCTGGCCGTTGCTCAAGCTGCTCGGCAGCCGCCCGGCCGACCTCCTACGGGTATTTGCCGATGAACGCTAA
- the mnmC gene encoding bifunctional tRNA (5-methylaminomethyl-2-thiouridine)(34)-methyltransferase MnmD/FAD-dependent 5-carboxymethylaminomethyl-2-thiouridine(34) oxidoreductase MnmC, translating to MTTAATHAQIDWDEQGRPHSRAYADVYFSLESGLAETRHVFMLQNRLEERFTALQAGERLVIGETGFGTGLNFLCAWQLFEQCADPKARLHFISVEKYPLTRADLTRALHLWPELRSQADALLAQYVAVHQGFQRLVFESGRVTLTLLIGDALEQLPLLDGTVDAWFLDGFAPAKNPEMWTPELFAELARLSRPGTSIGTFTSTGWVRRSLKAAGFKMKRVPGIGHKWEVLRGEFQGWPHELPAPAPAKPWFARPALPAGERRALVIGAGLAGCATAASLAARGWQVSLLERHGDVAQEASGNPQGVLYLKLSAHGTALSQLILSGFGYTRRLLEQLQRGRDWDDCGVLQLGFDAKEGERQAQLAAAFDPQLLHLLDRPGAEALAGISLPSGGLFYPEGGWVHPPALCQKQAGGTGISLQPHHNVLDLRRANGQWQAWDGDRLLAQAPVAVLCGAAEVKAFAASADLPLKRIRGQITRLAQTAASAQLATVVCAEGYVAPARLGEHTLGASFDFNNDDLTPTVAEHQGNLQMLDEISRDLAERLGPLSAEQAQGRAAFRCTSPDYLPIVGPLADREAFNATYAVLGKDARQVPDLPCPWLDGLYVNSGHGSRGLITAPLSGELIAAWLDDEPLPLPRDVAQACHPNRFAVRALVRGKL from the coding sequence ATGACCACCGCCGCTACCCACGCCCAGATCGACTGGGATGAACAAGGCCGACCGCACTCGCGGGCCTACGCCGACGTGTACTTTTCCCTGGAGTCGGGGCTGGCGGAAACCCGTCACGTGTTCATGCTGCAAAATCGCCTGGAGGAACGCTTCACGGCGCTGCAGGCGGGCGAGCGGCTGGTGATCGGCGAGACCGGCTTTGGCACCGGCCTGAACTTTTTATGTGCCTGGCAGCTCTTCGAACAATGCGCCGACCCAAAAGCGCGGCTGCATTTCATCAGCGTCGAGAAATACCCGCTGACCCGCGCCGACCTGACCCGCGCCCTGCACCTGTGGCCCGAACTGCGCAGCCAAGCCGATGCCTTGCTGGCGCAGTACGTGGCAGTGCACCAGGGCTTCCAGCGCCTGGTGTTCGAAAGCGGCCGGGTGACCCTGACACTGCTGATCGGCGATGCGCTGGAGCAATTGCCCTTGCTGGACGGCACGGTGGATGCCTGGTTCCTGGACGGTTTTGCACCGGCAAAAAACCCCGAGATGTGGACCCCCGAATTGTTCGCCGAGCTGGCGCGGTTGTCCCGGCCTGGCACCAGCATTGGCACCTTCACCAGTACCGGCTGGGTACGCCGCAGCCTCAAGGCCGCCGGGTTCAAGATGAAGCGCGTGCCGGGCATCGGGCATAAATGGGAAGTGCTGCGGGGCGAGTTTCAAGGCTGGCCCCATGAGCTGCCCGCCCCTGCGCCGGCCAAGCCCTGGTTCGCCCGCCCGGCCTTGCCCGCCGGCGAGCGCCGGGCACTGGTGATCGGCGCCGGGCTTGCCGGCTGCGCAACGGCGGCCAGCCTCGCTGCCCGTGGCTGGCAAGTCAGCCTGCTGGAGCGCCATGGCGACGTGGCACAGGAGGCTTCGGGCAACCCGCAGGGCGTGCTGTACCTCAAGCTCTCGGCCCATGGCACGGCCCTCTCGCAATTGATCCTCAGCGGTTTCGGCTACACCCGCAGGCTGCTTGAACAGTTGCAGCGGGGCCGCGACTGGGACGACTGCGGCGTGCTGCAACTGGGCTTCGACGCCAAGGAAGGCGAGCGCCAGGCGCAACTGGCCGCCGCCTTCGACCCGCAATTGTTGCACCTGCTGGACCGCCCGGGCGCCGAAGCGTTGGCGGGTATCAGCTTGCCCAGCGGCGGGCTGTTCTACCCCGAAGGGGGCTGGGTGCACCCACCCGCGCTCTGCCAGAAACAGGCAGGTGGCACGGGGATTTCGCTGCAGCCCCACCACAATGTCCTCGACCTGCGTCGGGCCAATGGCCAATGGCAGGCCTGGGACGGTGATCGGCTATTGGCCCAAGCCCCGGTCGCCGTGCTGTGCGGGGCGGCCGAGGTCAAGGCCTTCGCTGCCAGCGCCGACTTGCCGCTCAAGCGTATCCGCGGGCAGATCACCCGGCTGGCGCAAACTGCCGCCAGCGCGCAGCTGGCGACCGTGGTGTGCGCCGAAGGCTACGTGGCCCCGGCGCGGCTGGGCGAACACACCCTGGGCGCCAGCTTCGACTTCAACAACGATGACCTGACCCCCACCGTGGCCGAACACCAGGGCAACCTGCAAATGCTCGACGAGATCTCCCGGGATTTGGCCGAACGCCTGGGGCCGCTGTCGGCCGAACAGGCGCAGGGCCGCGCGGCGTTTCGCTGCACCAGCCCGGATTACTTGCCCATCGTCGGCCCCCTGGCCGATCGCGAGGCGTTCAACGCCACCTATGCGGTACTGGGCAAAGACGCCCGCCAGGTGCCCGACCTGCCCTGCCCCTGGCTGGATGGTTTGTACGTCAACAGCGGCCATGGCTCGCGGGGGCTGATTACCGCGCCGCTGTCGGGGGAACTGATCGCCGCCTGGCTGGATGACGAGCCCTTGCCCTTGCCCCGCGACGTGGCCCAGGCTTGCCACCCGAACCGGTTCGCGGTGCGGGCTTTGGTGAGGGGGAAGCTGTAG
- a CDS encoding helix-turn-helix transcriptional regulator — translation MFASDSDMILNIQSILMRCFKTVRWFIRELRMLRWISQVRERLESDSEEQSFYQSLLKVVEELGFELYSFRIIIDTPRYGVKIFSRNNYTATWNDYYQMERSHLVDAVYQHCRQSILPLRWSDELYTDAPQVRARIIEQGMRHGISQGVQEHSGVTSMFSMVRNSPAVEEGELLDKAGHLMWLANYLHNRELPGFLQKFALMRSRSSRVRLLSEREIEVLYLSGQGQTAEEVGLALHLTPRTVNFHIASAIAKLGVTNKTAAVVQLALMGFFNAAPRQ, via the coding sequence TTGTTTGCCAGCGACAGCGATATGATTTTAAATATTCAATCGATACTCATGAGATGCTTCAAGACAGTACGTTGGTTCATAAGGGAGTTACGGATGCTGAGGTGGATAAGTCAAGTCAGGGAAAGGCTTGAATCGGACTCTGAAGAGCAGTCTTTCTATCAGTCGTTGTTAAAGGTGGTCGAAGAGTTAGGCTTTGAGTTGTATTCTTTTCGAATAATAATCGACACGCCAAGGTACGGTGTAAAGATATTTTCGCGCAATAACTATACCGCCACGTGGAATGACTATTATCAAATGGAACGGTCCCATTTGGTCGATGCCGTTTATCAACACTGTCGACAGTCCATTCTGCCGTTGCGTTGGTCCGACGAGCTGTATACCGATGCTCCGCAGGTGCGGGCCCGAATCATTGAACAGGGCATGCGCCACGGCATATCCCAAGGGGTCCAGGAACATTCAGGCGTTACCAGCATGTTCAGCATGGTCCGCAACAGCCCAGCGGTGGAGGAAGGGGAGTTGCTGGACAAGGCCGGGCACCTGATGTGGCTGGCCAATTACTTGCACAATCGGGAACTGCCTGGTTTTTTGCAGAAGTTTGCGCTGATGCGCAGCCGCAGTTCGCGCGTGCGCTTGTTGTCTGAGCGCGAAATCGAGGTACTGTATTTGAGCGGCCAGGGGCAAACGGCCGAGGAAGTGGGCCTGGCGTTGCACCTGACCCCCCGCACTGTCAATTTTCACATTGCCAGTGCCATCGCCAAACTTGGGGTCACCAATAAGACCGCCGCCGTGGTGCAGTTGGCCCTGATGGGGTTTTTCAACGCTGCGCCCCGTCAGTAA
- a CDS encoding lipocalin-like domain-containing protein: MNANTWVIIALALLAGCDANDAPAPGYAGLNQNAQGFAQVTPGRTFVFPQDHGAHPDYRIEWWYVTANLKADDGQAFGVQWTLFRNALAPGAEASGWSHRSLWLGHAALTTASQHFVAQALARGGIGQAGVNPSPFKAWIDDWQMQSLASPGQDPAGNLLLSARGDDFSYRLHLSTAQAPVLQGQQGYSQKSDQGQASYYYSQPFYQASGEVSSGGKTWHVTGHAWLDREWSSQPLAAQQTGWDWFSLHLADGQQVMLYRLRYANGTQHLSGNWISADGRNQSLGSEAITLTPTASHRVQGRSVPVRWQVQVPSKGLDVTLQALNPNAWMNVSPPYWEGPVQLNGSTRGEGYLEMTGY; encoded by the coding sequence ATGAACGCTAACACCTGGGTAATCATTGCCCTGGCCCTGCTCGCCGGCTGTGATGCCAACGATGCGCCGGCGCCTGGCTATGCCGGGCTCAATCAAAACGCCCAAGGCTTTGCCCAAGTCACCCCGGGGCGCACATTCGTGTTCCCCCAGGACCACGGCGCCCATCCGGACTACCGCATCGAATGGTGGTACGTGACCGCCAACCTCAAGGCCGATGACGGCCAGGCGTTCGGTGTGCAATGGACACTGTTTCGCAACGCCCTGGCGCCCGGCGCCGAAGCGTCAGGCTGGAGCCACCGCAGCCTGTGGCTGGGCCACGCCGCGCTGACCACTGCCAGCCAGCACTTCGTCGCCCAGGCCCTGGCCCGTGGCGGCATCGGCCAGGCCGGCGTGAACCCAAGCCCGTTCAAGGCGTGGATCGACGATTGGCAAATGCAGAGCCTGGCCAGCCCCGGGCAGGATCCTGCCGGCAACCTGCTGCTCTCGGCGCGAGGCGACGACTTCAGTTACCGCTTGCACCTGAGCACCGCCCAGGCGCCGGTGTTGCAGGGCCAGCAAGGGTACAGCCAGAAATCCGACCAAGGCCAGGCGTCTTACTACTACAGCCAACCCTTCTACCAGGCCAGTGGCGAGGTCAGCAGCGGCGGCAAGACCTGGCACGTCACTGGCCACGCCTGGCTGGATCGCGAATGGAGCAGCCAGCCGCTGGCGGCGCAGCAAACCGGGTGGGACTGGTTCTCGCTGCACCTGGCCGATGGTCAGCAAGTGATGCTATACCGCCTGCGCTACGCCAACGGCACGCAGCACTTGAGCGGTAACTGGATCAGTGCAGATGGGCGCAACCAGTCGCTGGGCAGCGAAGCCATTACCCTGACGCCCACTGCCTCACACCGTGTACAGGGGCGTTCGGTGCCGGTTCGCTGGCAGGTGCAAGTACCCAGTAAAGGCCTGGATGTGACCTTGCAGGCGCTTAACCCCAATGCCTGGATGAATGTGAGCCCGCCGTACTGGGAAGGGCCAGTCCAGCTCAATGGCAGCACCCGGGGCGAAGGCTACCTGGAAATGACCGGTTACTGA
- a CDS encoding ABC transporter ATP-binding protein has protein sequence MLSIENLFKTYPTPQGPLPVLQGIDLTLERGASLALMGESGSGKSTLLHLVAGLDRVDSGRIQVAGHALESMTESQLAEWRRTGIGLIFQQFNLIGSLSVADNLAFQARLAGRFDPRWQAELVERLGLGALLGRYPEQLSGGQQQRVALGRALASRPALLLADEPTGNLDENTSEEVLGLMLELLEDSAATLLMVTHSQKIAARLQRQVVLHLGRLK, from the coding sequence ATGCTATCCATCGAAAACCTGTTCAAGACCTACCCCACCCCACAAGGCCCGCTGCCGGTGCTGCAAGGCATCGACCTGACCTTGGAACGCGGGGCCAGCCTGGCCTTGATGGGCGAGTCAGGCAGCGGCAAGAGCACCTTGCTGCACCTGGTGGCGGGGCTGGACCGGGTCGACAGCGGGCGCATCCAGGTCGCCGGGCACGCGCTGGAATCGATGACCGAAAGCCAGTTGGCCGAATGGCGACGCACCGGGATCGGGCTGATCTTCCAGCAGTTCAACCTGATTGGCAGCTTGTCTGTCGCCGATAACCTAGCCTTCCAGGCGCGCCTGGCCGGGCGTTTCGACCCACGTTGGCAGGCCGAATTGGTGGAGCGCCTGGGCCTGGGCGCCTTGCTCGGCCGCTACCCCGAACAACTCTCCGGCGGCCAGCAGCAGCGGGTGGCCCTGGGCCGGGCGCTGGCCTCCAGGCCCGCCCTGCTGCTGGCCGACGAGCCCACCGGCAACCTGGATGAAAACACCAGCGAAGAGGTGCTCGGCCTGATGCTCGAACTGCTTGAAGACAGCGCTGCCACCCTGCTGATGGTCACCCACAGCCAGAAGATTGCCGCCCGCTTGCAACGTCAGGTGGTGCTGCACCTGGGCCGCCTCAAGTGA
- a CDS encoding thiolase family protein, with protein sequence MREVVIVDSMRTGLAKSFRGKFNQTRPDDMAAHCVNALLTRNGIDPASVEDCIVGAASNEGAQGFNIGRNVAVLSKLGTGTAGMTLNRFCSSGLQAIAIAANQIASGFSDIIVAGGVESVSLTAKSRNQENLVNPALMDISPGIYMPMGQTAEVVARRYNISRQAQDSYALQSQQRTAQAQADGLFDDEIAPLATRYLVEDKATGEQSWKDGVVDRDDCNRPDTTLESLASLKPAFSEDGSVTAGNASQLSDGASMTLVMSLEKALALGLKPKAFFRGFTVAGCEPDEMGIGPVFAVPKLLKLASVKQADVDLWELNEAFASQCLYCRDRLEIDNAKYNVNGGSISIGHPFGMTGSRQVGHLVRELQRRQLRYGVVSMCVGGGMGAAGLFEAIG encoded by the coding sequence ATGCGTGAAGTGGTGATCGTCGACAGCATGCGGACTGGCCTGGCCAAATCCTTTCGCGGCAAGTTCAACCAGACCCGGCCCGATGACATGGCGGCCCATTGCGTGAATGCGTTGCTCACGCGCAATGGCATCGACCCGGCCAGCGTCGAGGACTGCATCGTGGGCGCGGCCTCCAACGAAGGCGCTCAGGGCTTCAATATCGGCCGCAATGTCGCGGTGTTGTCCAAGCTGGGCACCGGCACCGCCGGCATGACCCTCAACCGCTTCTGCTCCTCGGGCCTGCAGGCCATCGCCATCGCCGCCAACCAGATCGCTTCGGGCTTCAGTGACATCATCGTCGCCGGGGGCGTGGAGTCGGTCAGCCTCACGGCCAAGAGCCGCAACCAGGAAAACCTGGTGAACCCGGCGCTGATGGACATCTCGCCCGGCATCTACATGCCCATGGGCCAGACCGCCGAAGTGGTCGCCCGGCGCTATAACATCAGCCGCCAAGCGCAGGACAGCTATGCCCTGCAAAGCCAGCAGCGCACCGCCCAGGCACAGGCCGACGGTTTGTTCGACGACGAAATCGCCCCGCTGGCCACCCGCTACCTGGTCGAGGACAAAGCCACTGGCGAGCAGTCCTGGAAGGACGGGGTGGTGGATCGTGACGATTGCAACCGCCCCGACACCACGTTGGAAAGCCTGGCGAGCCTCAAGCCTGCCTTTAGCGAAGACGGCTCGGTGACGGCTGGCAACGCTTCGCAACTGTCCGACGGGGCATCGATGACCCTGGTGATGAGCCTGGAAAAAGCCCTGGCCCTGGGGCTCAAGCCCAAGGCGTTTTTCCGCGGCTTTACCGTGGCCGGCTGCGAGCCCGACGAGATGGGCATCGGCCCGGTGTTCGCGGTGCCCAAGCTGCTCAAGCTGGCCTCGGTGAAGCAGGCCGATGTCGACCTGTGGGAGCTTAACGAAGCCTTCGCCTCGCAGTGCCTGTACTGCCGCGACCGCCTGGAAATCGACAACGCCAAGTACAACGTCAACGGCGGCTCGATTTCCATCGGCCACCCCTTCGGCATGACCGGTTCCCGGCAAGTCGGGCACCTGGTGCGCGAGCTGCAGCGGCGTCAACTGCGCTATGGCGTGGTGAGCATGTGCGTGGGCGGCGGGATGGGCGCGGCGGGGTTGTTTGAGGCAATTGGCTAG